A region from the Cytophagales bacterium genome encodes:
- a CDS encoding 2,3-bisphosphoglycerate-independent phosphoglycerate mutase: MNKKVILIILDGWGIATKPEVSAIDQAHTPFMDSCKKYPHSKLHASGEYVGLPQGQMGNSEVGHMNIGAGRIVYQDLVRINKAVKENFFENDNILTSAFDHARQNGKNVHFIGLVSDGGIHSHIDHLKALCTAAQKHQIKNLFVHAFTDGRDTDPKSGIGFLKELEAHLQKTTGQLASVVGRYYAMDRDKRWERIKLAYDLLVNGIGTHTRDIGETIKNSYDEVVTDEFIKPILLVDENDQPVATIKDGDVVLCFNFRTDRGREITQVLSQKDLPEHNMHKLNLYYITLTNYDDTFQNVHIIFEKDNLNNTLGGILAKNGKKQIRIAETEKYPHVTFFFSGGQEEEFEGEKRILCPSPKVATYDLKPEMSALHVRDAIVVELNKQEVDFVCLNFANPDMVGHTGVFDAAVKACETVDQCAEAVVNAALKNGYTSLIIADHGNSDIMINDDGSPHTTHTTNLVPCILVDKNYEVPIRDGKLGDLAPTILELMGIDKPEEMTGSSLL, encoded by the coding sequence ATGAACAAAAAAGTAATCCTCATCATATTAGATGGTTGGGGTATTGCCACCAAACCTGAAGTTTCTGCCATTGATCAGGCTCATACTCCCTTCATGGATTCTTGCAAAAAATATCCCCACAGTAAGCTGCATGCATCGGGTGAATATGTAGGGCTGCCTCAGGGACAGATGGGAAATTCCGAAGTGGGACACATGAATATCGGTGCTGGAAGGATCGTATACCAGGATCTTGTAAGGATCAATAAAGCGGTAAAAGAGAATTTTTTTGAAAATGATAATATACTAACCAGCGCTTTTGACCATGCCAGACAGAATGGCAAAAATGTTCATTTTATAGGATTGGTTTCAGATGGAGGAATTCATTCCCATATTGATCATTTAAAAGCATTATGTACGGCAGCGCAAAAACATCAAATAAAAAACCTGTTTGTTCACGCTTTTACAGACGGGCGGGATACTGATCCTAAATCCGGGATTGGGTTTTTGAAGGAATTAGAAGCGCATCTGCAAAAAACGACAGGACAGCTTGCTTCTGTTGTTGGCAGGTATTATGCGATGGACAGGGATAAACGGTGGGAAAGAATTAAACTAGCTTATGATCTGCTGGTAAATGGCATAGGCACACATACACGTGATATTGGTGAGACTATAAAAAATTCATACGATGAAGTTGTTACTGACGAATTTATTAAACCAATTTTGTTAGTTGATGAAAACGACCAGCCGGTTGCCACGATCAAAGATGGGGATGTGGTGTTATGCTTTAATTTTCGTACGGACAGGGGCCGTGAAATTACGCAGGTACTTTCTCAAAAGGATTTGCCTGAGCATAACATGCACAAACTCAATTTGTATTACATTACTTTAACCAATTATGATGATACTTTTCAGAATGTTCATATTATTTTTGAAAAAGATAACCTGAATAATACGTTAGGCGGGATACTGGCTAAAAATGGAAAAAAACAGATCCGCATTGCTGAAACAGAGAAATATCCCCATGTAACTTTCTTCTTTTCGGGCGGGCAGGAGGAGGAATTTGAAGGTGAAAAAAGAATACTATGCCCTTCTCCAAAGGTAGCCACTTATGATCTCAAGCCTGAAATGAGCGCACTTCATGTCAGGGATGCAATTGTTGTAGAATTAAATAAACAGGAGGTTGATTTTGTTTGTCTGAATTTCGCTAATCCTGATATGGTCGGCCATACAGGCGTGTTTGATGCTGCCGTGAAAGCTTGTGAAACGGTTGACCAGTGTGCAGAAGCTGTGGTAAATGCTGCATTAAAAAACGGATACACATCACTGATCATTGCAGATCATGGAAATTCTGATATTATGATCAACGATGACGGATCTCCGCACACAACTCATACAACCAATTTGGTTCCCTGTATCCTGGTTG